The following coding sequences lie in one Apium graveolens cultivar Ventura chromosome 3, ASM990537v1, whole genome shotgun sequence genomic window:
- the LOC141712457 gene encoding small ribosomal subunit protein uS13c — MAQAMATPLASSLSLISNTSLFKTHNTTSLSFPISTPPKIGGLSIRCARVGGVEIPNAKRVQYSLQYIHGIGRTRALQILNDLKMENKITKDLSEEELITLRDEVSKYMIEGDLRRFNALNIRRLKEIQCYRGIRHIQGLPCRGQRTKNNCRTLKGKKVAIAGKKKAPR, encoded by the exons ATGGCTCAAGCCATGGCTACACCACTTGCATCCTCGCTATCACTCATTTCCAACACTTCACTCTTCAAAACTCACAATACCACTTCTCTATCTTTCCCCATTTCTACCCCACCCAAG ATTGGTGGATTGAGCATTAGGTGTGCTCGTGTGGGAGGAGTTGAGATTCCAAATGCCAAAAGGGTTCAATATTCTTTGCAGTATATTCATGGAATTGGGCGTACTAGAGCTTTACAAATTCTTAATGACTTGAAAATGGAGAACAAAATCACTAAAGACTTGTCTGAAGAAGAGCTCATTACACTCCGTGATGAAGTTTCCAAGTACATGATTGAAGGAGACCTT AGGAGATTCAATGCACTAAATATTAGGAGGTTGAAGGAGATCCAATGCTACCGTGGTATACGCCATATTCAGGGGTTGCCTTGCAGAGGGCAGCGGACAAAGAACAATTGCCGAACCTTGAAAGGAAAGAAGGTTGCGATTGCTGGAAAGAAGAAGGCGCCTCGTTGA